From one Bos indicus x Bos taurus breed Angus x Brahman F1 hybrid chromosome 7, Bos_hybrid_MaternalHap_v2.0, whole genome shotgun sequence genomic stretch:
- the IL13 gene encoding interleukin-13, producing the protein MALLLTAVIVLICFGGLTSPSPVPSATALKELIEELVNITQNQKVPLCNGSMVWSLNLTSSMYCAALDSLISISNCSVIQRTKRMLNALCPHKPSAKQVSSEYVRDTKIEVAQFLKDLLRHSRIVFRNERFN; encoded by the exons ATGGCGCTCTTATTGACCGCGGTCATTGTTCTTATCTGCTTTGGTGGCCTCACCTCCCCAAGCCCTGTGCCTTCTGCTAcagccctcaaggagctcattgAAGAGCTGGTTAATATCACCCAGAACCAGAAG GTGCCGCTGTGCAATGGCAGCATGGTGTGGAGCCTCAACCTGACGAGCAGCATG taCTGTGCAGCCCTGGACTCCCTGATCAGCATCTCCAACTGCAGTGTCATCCAAAGGACCAAGAGGATGCTGAATGCACTCTGTCCTCACAAGCCCTCAGCTAAG CAGGTTTCCAGTGAGTACGTCCGAGACACCAAAATTGAAGTGGCCCAGTTCTTAAAAGACCTGCTCAGACATTCAAGGATCGTTTTTCGCAATGAAAGATTCAACTGA